Sequence from the Candidatus Palauibacter soopunensis genome:
AACTCGAAGCGGAGCGTCAGCGACCAGCGTTCGCGGCGCAGTTCCTGTTCGCCCCTCAAATGCACGAGGTCGAAGTCCGCCGTCGCGCCGTGCGGCGGCTCAGGCGCAGGGTGGATGCGGAGCACGACCTGCTCGACTTCGAGTTCGGTCTCGGCGGTTCCGGCCGCCGTGGCCGCGACCTCGGCCCCGTCCCGCTGGAACGCCGCGTTCGCGAGATCGGTGCTCAGGAACCGGAGGCTGCGGGTCCAGTGCTCCTGGGCGGTCGCCCGGCGGCGCGAGTGGAAGTCGTGGACGAACCGGTTCAGGAAGTATTTCGTCGTCGGATCGAGCGGATCGGCCTGGGCGGTCGCGGCCTCGTAGGCCAGCGCCTCGGCTCGGCCCACGTCGTCGACCCGGATCACGATGGGCTTGGGCGGCTCGGTGCCCGCGATCCGCAGCAGGACGAAGACGCCGAGGGCCATACTTGCCGAGAGGAAGATCAGGATCGTCCGCAGCTTCCTGTTCGCCTGCACCGCCTCGCCCCAGATCTCGGCGTACTCGCGACCGGCGTCACGGTCTCGTTTCATCATCGGCTACTCCTTGGGGCTCAGACGGGGGGCTTGGCGGGAGCCGCAGCCTTGCTGGCTCCCTGCATGATCAGCGCGACGAACCCGGACCCGGCGGAGCCGGAACCGGACACGAGCATCGAGGCGAGTTCGCCGACCTTGAGCCCGGCCATGAGGCCGGAGACGACGAGCGGCATGAGGACGACGGCCCAGAGCCAGAGCTCGAACGGGTCCGCCGTTCCCGTGCCCATGAGGGCATCGGCGTAGGTCGTGATGTAGCCCATGCCGACGCCCATGAAGACCCGAAGCACGGCCCCGGCCACGACGCCGTAGAGCGTGTAGACCATCAGCGTCCGGAACCATCCCCAGAACAGGAACGAGAGCGGCTCGAAGAGCAGGAACGCGATGAACACCGGACCGAGCAGGATCGCGATGGCGATGGCGACCTGCGCCCAGATCACCTGCGCGTAGGTGACGCAGAACAGCGCCAGCAGGCAGACCACGAGCGAGGCGCCCATCACGAGCGTGATGAGCGAGGAGAAGATCACGGTCGCGCCGGCCGTTACGATCGAGAGCAGGTTCCCCGTGGACCATGCGGCGCTCAGGTGCGCGGAGTACGCCTGCACGAGCGCGGTCATCTCGGTGTACCCTGCCGACACCACGTCGGACAGAAACAAGTTCTGAAGCCAGATTCCGCCTCCGGCGATCATGGCGGGGAACGTCAGCCCGACGCCGGGGATCGGGACGACATAGTAGTGGAGCAGGGTGCGGGGGATCGCGATCCCGATTACGAGCTTGATGATCTCCCAGGGCTGGAACGTGCCGCTGAACGCGATCTTGAGTCCGGTCCAGGCGACCATCACGGCGGCGAGCCCGCCCCAGAGCTGGAGCCCGAGCGTGTGAACGTCGGGCGCGGCCCCGCCGACGACGGTGTCGAGCACCACGTCGAGGAAGCTCTTGAAGTCCTGAAGCTGATCGGCGGGGATCTGCGCCGGGACGTTCGGGTCGATGGACTGCGGGGGCAGTTGCATGGCCGTCGCGCCCTACCGGTAGAACGACGGGACGCGGAACAGGAGCCCGTCCCTGAGCGCGGCCCGGTTCAGCGAAGCCGCGTTCCGCATGGTCCCGGCGAACGCGTTCGCCCGCGCACGGCCATCGTGCCAGCGGCCCAGCCAGTCCAGGTGCGCGAGTTCGGCCTGCCTCGCCCGGCTCGCCTCCATTGCCGTCTGATGGGCGAGCACTTGGCCGAGGGCCGCGTTGATCCTCCCCTGGCTCAGCGAGGCCGCGACTCCGGCCTGCTGAAGGGCCGTGTTGGACAGGTTTCCGTTCGCAGTGAGGTCCGCGAACGAGCCTTGGGCGCTCTCGATGGTCCCGGCGAGCGCGGCGGCCGCGTCCAGCGCCGCGTAGTCCAGCACGCGCTGCCGGTCGGCGGCCTCGCGGGCGCGGCGGTGGTCCTCCAGCGCGCGCGTCGCGGCTTGGGGCGGAAGGTTCGCAAACAGAGCCAGGATGTCGGCGTCCGACACCCGGTCGGCGGCGTGGCGGATGGTTCTCCAGTGCCGCGTGAACGAGCGTCCGCTGCCCATCCTCCGGACGGCGTCGACCGTGCCCCGGGCCGGGCCGGTGAAGTCCGAGCGCCAGCCGAGTCCGTCGCGCACGAGGCCCACGGGATCGGCGGACAGGTCGGAAAACGGCTGGAGCAGCGCGTCGATCTCGCCCTTGGCGGCGCGCTCCATGTGGTCGAGCTGGTCTTCGAGTTCCGTAAGCTGGCGGGCCATCGACCGGATCTGGGTGACCTGGTGCGAGATCTGCGTGATCTGGTTCGCGATGATCGTGGCCCGCTGGAACCAGCTCCCGAAGTCGAACTGCGCGCTCGCGGGAGCGGCGCTGGCCAGCATCAGGAGCAGCACGAGGAAAACGGTGGCGAGGGAACGGAATCGCATGGACAAGTCCTTTCTCTTATCGGTCTGTCGGAGGGGTGGGGACGAGGACATCGGAGGTGAGCCAGACGCGGAGCCGGTGGCCCGCGCGGATCGTGATCTCCGGCATCCGGTTCAGGTATCGGTCCAGCATCGAGGTGGCGCTGCCACCGAGCCCCTGGCCGACGCCCGCCCGGAGTCCGTAGGGCGACGCTCCGGCCAGCGTGAGACCGCTCAGCGCCCCGACCGCTCCGGCGGCGGCGAAGGTCGAGAGGTAGCGCCGGTTCACTTGGTCCTTGAGCGCGCTCTCGCCCACCTGGTTCAGGCCAGTGAACTCAAGGTCCACCCAGCTTCCGCCGGGCAGCAGCAGCCGGTGGAACGCCACGGCCAGACGGCTCTGGTCTTGGGTCTCGACCGCCCGGGCCATGCCGACGACGCGGGCGCCGCGCGGGATCAGAACGCGCTGGCGGTCGGCCGAATAGAGCGGCGCCGACACCATGGCGAGCACGGGGCCGGGGAACTCGCCCGACAACTGGGTCACCAGCACCGCCTCAAGGAACGTGCCCTCGTGGATGCGCTCCCAGCCCGCCGGGTCATCCGGCCGCACCAAACGGCTGGGCTCCGGCGTGGAGGTTCTGCCGGGAGGTGTCGGTACGCCGGGCGCGAACTCTCCGGCGGCCAGTCCGGCCGCCATCTCGGCCTCAAGGGCGGCGAGGGATTGCCCGAGGGACGCGAGCGCCCCGTCGAGTGCCGCATCGGGAGACTCGGGCGGCAGGGAAGACGCCGCCGCCGCATCCGGGGATCCATTCGGGTCTCGGTGCGACTGTGCGACGGGCAACGAGCGGAGCGAGCGCGT
This genomic interval carries:
- a CDS encoding VirB8/TrbF family protein is translated as MMKRDRDAGREYAEIWGEAVQANRKLRTILIFLSASMALGVFVLLRIAGTEPPKPIVIRVDDVGRAEALAYEAATAQADPLDPTTKYFLNRFVHDFHSRRRATAQEHWTRSLRFLSTDLANAAFQRDGAEVAATAAGTAETELEVEQVVLRIHPAPEPPHGATADFDLVHLRGEQELRRERWSLTLRFEFLDSVPPELVVHNPMGLLVTYMRADLALVTGESP
- a CDS encoding TrbI/VirB10 family protein, with the protein product MSRWKQWVKEPKGALPGGLVTKAGIVLIAVLVAGLLFSSSLAGPGEDEAAAGAPAQPRAVNDREGRSFEEGIRDETERETQRAAARNRAAPPDRDAGAPSGAGSVGAGSAGTDAGGGSRAPGMGRAEFELREALRLEEVERRTRSLRSLPVAQSHRDPNGSPDAAAASSLPPESPDAALDGALASLGQSLAALEAEMAAGLAAGEFAPGVPTPPGRTSTPEPSRLVRPDDPAGWERIHEGTFLEAVLVTQLSGEFPGPVLAMVSAPLYSADRQRVLIPRGARVVGMARAVETQDQSRLAVAFHRLLLPGGSWVDLEFTGLNQVGESALKDQVNRRYLSTFAAAGAVGALSGLTLAGASPYGLRAGVGQGLGGSATSMLDRYLNRMPEITIRAGHRLRVWLTSDVLVPTPPTDR
- a CDS encoding type IV secretion system protein, with amino-acid sequence MQLPPQSIDPNVPAQIPADQLQDFKSFLDVVLDTVVGGAAPDVHTLGLQLWGGLAAVMVAWTGLKIAFSGTFQPWEIIKLVIGIAIPRTLLHYYVVPIPGVGLTFPAMIAGGGIWLQNLFLSDVVSAGYTEMTALVQAYSAHLSAAWSTGNLLSIVTAGATVIFSSLITLVMGASLVVCLLALFCVTYAQVIWAQVAIAIAILLGPVFIAFLLFEPLSFLFWGWFRTLMVYTLYGVVAGAVLRVFMGVGMGYITTYADALMGTGTADPFELWLWAVVLMPLVVSGLMAGLKVGELASMLVSGSGSAGSGFVALIMQGASKAAAPAKPPV